The genomic window CAATTATGTTGAACATGAGTTGCTTGTAAACGCTGAAATCAGGTATGTTCGTTCGATTATGTTCTTTTTAAAAGTACTTTAACCAATGGTGGCCTTCTGGGAATTGCTTATTTAACGATGCTTCCAGCCACTGTTTCTCTTGTTTGTCTAAACGAGGTAAAACATTTATCAAATCTTGAAGGTCTTGCTCTCGAATCTTTGAAGATCCTCCTTTATAAAGGAGTTGGATTTCTGGTTTGATATAAGGAATACCGTTCGTTGTTTGTCGAAAGACCTTGGTTTTTTCTAACCGAATAGATGGTTCTCTTCTATACATCCAATCTTCTGCTGCGTTATCCATAAGCATCACTTGAAAGGCCCATGGTGAACGTTCCCTCTTACTAACCCAAACATCATTAATGGATGTTAAATGCTCCCCTTCATGCCAGTGTTTCAGTACTCCCTGCTGCGCTTTATATAATACCCAATCTTCTTTTAAGTAATGGTATAACATTTGTTGATCTTTTCTATATATAGCCACGTCTATATCAGCATGTTCTCGGGTTTGATGACCTACATGGATATCAAGCGCCCAGCCGCCTGCCATAAACCAATGTATGGGAATTTTAGAGAATAGGGTATGTAATTCCTCGATGGTTAACGGATGCCAATTATGAAGATCATTTCTCATCTTCATCCCTCCTAGTGGCCGTCACGTTTACGCTTGGCATAAATAGTCGAACGGGGAACGCCCGTCACTTTCACAATATCATTCACGCTCATCTTATTGGTGGCACGGTTTTCGAATAGTTGGAGGGCTTGCTGAACGGCCTTCTCCGTTTGGCCCGGACGGCCCATATGCTTCCCCTGGGCTTTGGCCCGTTCTCTTCCTTCCGAAGTACGTTCTCGGATAAGATCTGCCTCAAATTGGGCAAAGCTCCCCAACACATTGAATAACAGTGTCTGCATGCTGTTAGTGTCCTCTCCAGCGTGAAATTCCATATTATCTTTCAGAAACAAGACGGAAATGTCTTCGGCTGCCAGTTCATGCACGATGTTGTTGAGATCGATAATTGAACGGGCCAGACGATCAATCTTCGTCACCACCAGGGTATCGCCCGGACGGGCATAACGAATGGCTTCTTGTAATTGTTCTCGCTCAGTGGTTGTTGTTCCTGTCCCTTTCTCGGTAAAGATCCGATGGCAGCCGGCTTCTTCCAACAGCTGCTGCTGGGAGCTGAAATCCTGATGAAAGGTCGAAACGCGTGCGTAACCAATACGCTGGGTCATGGGTGTCCCTCCAAAGTGTCTAAAAGTCTGCAATCTATTGTACTTCTCATTATAGACGAACTTTTAGATGGAAAACACCCCGTTTTTGACGATAAAAACAGGGTGTTGAGGGCACTGTCCAGAAGTTAAAATTTTTAGACAAAAAAAGATCATTTTTTGTTTAAGTAACTTGAAATAAAAACCATAAATAGATACATTTGTAAAAAGTAACATTCAAACAAAGTGCCTATAATCATGTTAAGGAGGTGAGATTTTGAATGATTTTTTGCGTTTCATAGTTCGACTTGGTGCAAGAACAACTCAATCGGTTTTTCAAAACAAAGTGAATATTTTGAGTTGGTTAAAGACAGGGACGTCACCTGACTGGATTATAGAAAAGATCAAAGATATTTAGATCTAAAGTTAAACTTTCAATGAAAAAGATAGAAAGCTTCCGGCCTAACATACCGGAAGCTTTCTATCTTTTTTTAATCATATTTTCTTAGATATCTTTAGATTTCATTTTTCTTAGTTCTTTATTTTGTTTTTCGGAAAATTTATTTCTCCCACTCACCCATTCAGCCATTAAAATAATAAAACCAATGGTAACAAACAAAAGGTAATAGAGTGAATCAGATGTATTGCTAAAAATATCAAAATGTAAGGCGATATATATAGTTGCAATTATATATATAAAAGGGATTATTCCACCTAGATAAGGGTTTTTAAAGCTTGAAAGTAAAAATTGTAATCCAATAATTCCTAGTCCTATTGCTATCCATAAAAGTCTCATTGTGTATCACTATCTTCCTCTCTAAATTTATTAATTAATAGTTTAGCATCATCAAGCGACAATCGATCTTCTACTGACAACTTTTTAATGAGAGCAACTAAACCTTCTTCTTCATATTTAGCAGAATTTATTTTTTCGATAACATTATTTAACCTAACTCGAACAGTTGGATAAGAGACTTCATATTCTTGAGCTATTTTTTTTAATGAGCCAGAAGACACAACAAATCTTCTTATAAATTCTAAATCTTCATTATCTAAATTTTTCAACCAAACTATTTGCCTACTTGAAAACATAACAATCTCCTAATCTTTATTAAATTGTAATATTAATTGTATTTTTATGAAAATATTGGTAACATTTCCTGTAGAAAATTCAAACAATTATGCTCCAACATAATCATTTGAATTTTCGACAAAAATATTTAGGGAGTTGAAAACATGATAGCAGTTTTGAGAGCAGCAGCAACAGCAGGTAAAGCAGTTTACAATTTCGTGAAAAACAACATTGGACGTGTACGTCGTTGGGTCGCGGACGGATTAGCGGTAGACGCTATCATTCAACGCATTAAAGAAATCGTTGGTGCGGACTAAGTAGTTCTCTAAAGGATACTTTGAAGATCAAAGGCGGTATTAGGTTACTGTCTTTGATTTTTCTATTTTACAATTAAATGTTAACATATAATTTAACATTTTCAAACATTTATTGAATAAAATTAAAGGTAAGGTTATAAATGACAAACACACAACCACAAAAATTGTCTTTTAAAGCCATGAAAGTATGGAGAATAGAAAGTTTCGTCACTTATTCTATACTTATATGCCTATTGAGCGTTTTTCTATTTTTAATAAATCAATTTAACTGGGCTGAATGGTTAACGAAAGCAACGATAGTTACATTAATAATTATATTTTTATTTGCAGTTTACGAAATTTTATTAGTGCCTGGTTTTAGATATAAAAGGTGGCGATACATAATTTCTAAAGATTTT from Marinococcus sp. PL1-022 includes these protein-coding regions:
- a CDS encoding nucleotidyltransferase domain-containing protein; the encoded protein is MRNDLHNWHPLTIEELHTLFSKIPIHWFMAGGWALDIHVGHQTREHADIDVAIYRKDQQMLYHYLKEDWVLYKAQQGVLKHWHEGEHLTSINDVWVSKRERSPWAFQVMLMDNAAEDWMYRREPSIRLEKTKVFRQTTNGIPYIKPEIQLLYKGGSSKIREQDLQDLINVLPRLDKQEKQWLEASLNKQFPEGHHWLKYF
- a CDS encoding recombinase family protein, with the protein product MTQRIGYARVSTFHQDFSSQQQLLEEAGCHRIFTEKGTGTTTTEREQLQEAIRYARPGDTLVVTKIDRLARSIIDLNNIVHELAAEDISVLFLKDNMEFHAGEDTNSMQTLLFNVLGSFAQFEADLIRERTSEGRERAKAQGKHMGRPGQTEKAVQQALQLFENRATNKMSVNDIVKVTGVPRSTIYAKRKRDGH
- a CDS encoding aureocin A53 family class IId bacteriocin — its product is MNDFLRFIVRLGARTTQSVFQNKVNILSWLKTGTSPDWIIEKIKDI
- a CDS encoding DUF2089 family protein, which gives rise to MFSSRQIVWLKNLDNEDLEFIRRFVVSSGSLKKIAQEYEVSYPTVRVRLNNVIEKINSAKYEEEGLVALIKKLSVEDRLSLDDAKLLINKFREEDSDTQ
- a CDS encoding aureocin A53 family class IId bacteriocin, producing MIAVLRAAATAGKAVYNFVKNNIGRVRRWVADGLAVDAIIQRIKEIVGAD
- a CDS encoding PH domain-containing protein — encoded protein: MTNTQPQKLSFKAMKVWRIESFVTYSILICLLSVFLFLINQFNWAEWLTKATIVTLIIIFLFAVYEILLVPGFRYKRWRYIISKDFIELRKGNLFWKNTWIIPSQKIQYVSIDQGLIARKYKVSNIKIGTLSSIHELPTLEEDTAEELRKKIVHISNSNA